Proteins found in one Misgurnus anguillicaudatus chromosome 3, ASM2758022v2, whole genome shotgun sequence genomic segment:
- the LOC129443913 gene encoding uncharacterized protein: MFALFSLICLLVIPGMCSQNWTVKYINRVKCALKGSTTLLFSNFTYPDGHNITKIFWTIDPVNVEETPDLSEDPEYKGRVKYILDKKQNFILKLSNITDEDEHMYYMKIVTNVENEKYLGRPGIKLKVTELRVEVYNEGNSTVLFCKTTCNLTISTNFTWYKNKSPLSESFSSNKLILQSVSRDDEGNYSCAVRGDEQLKSPDFTLMILTGNNLQVAVSKAGVNFTSVSVILLVVIGICIRRKRATSDVQNNTNLQHHRTVRDSPAVCSHLSQMESSEGIYMTLDPKTMSADYDTLNNVRKPTDNR; the protein is encoded by the exons ATGTTTGCTCTTTTCTCTCTAATCTGTCTGCTTGTGATCCCAG GAATGTGTAGCCAAAACTGGAcggtaaaatatataaacagagTAAAATGTGCCCTGAAGGGCTCAACCACACTTCTGTTCAGCAATTTCACATATCCTGATGGTCACAATATAACCAAGATATTTTGGACCATAGATCCAGTAAACGTTGAGGAGACGCCCGATCTGTCTGAAGATCCAGAATATAAAGGCAGAGTTAAGTACATTCTGGATAAGAAACAAAACTTCATTCTCAAACTGAGTAATATAACAGATGAGGATGAACATATGTACTACATGAAAATTGTGACAAATgtagaaaatgaaaaatatttgggTCGTCCTGGAATTAAGCTGAAAGTGACAG AGCTCAGGGTTGAGGTTTACAATGAGGGAAATTCtacagttttattttgtaaaaccaCATGCAACCTCACAATCAGCACAAACTTTACCTGGTATAAAAACAAAAGTCCTTTATCAGAATCATTCAGTAGTAATAAACTGATCCTGCAGTCTGTGAGCAGAGATGATGAAGGAAACTACAGCTGTGCCGTGAGAGGAGATGAACAGCTGAAATCTCCAGATTTCACACTGATGATTCTTACAG GAAACAACCTGCAGGTGGCTGTGAGTAAAGCGGGAGTCAACTTCACATCTGTATCTGTGATACTATTGGTTGTTATAGGGATCTGTATCAGAAG GAAAAGAGCGACATCAGACGTTCAAAACAACACAAATCTACAGCACCACAGAACGGTGAGAGATTCTCCTGCTGTATGTTCTCATTTGTCTCAGATGGAGTCTTCTGAGGGGATTTACATGACCCTTGACCCCAAGACCATGAGTGCTGATTATGACACACTGAAT AATGTGAGGAAACCCACGGATAACAGATAA